The sequence GTTCACCCTCAAGGACCGGTAATCAGTTTCGAGCGACCCATCTAGAGCTACCACTACTACCGCATTCTTCTTCGCGTTTGCCTGGCTGACCGTGATTTCGATCAGCCGCTCGGCCGTTCACTGATAGCCGAGGGCCTTGAGACGCTTCTGTACGCCATCGGGCGTTTCGCCGGCAGCGGGCTGGTTCCCGCTGGTCGCCCCATCCTCGAGCCGATTGACGTGGTCGAGGGCAGCCTCTCGAAGGACCGCGACACCGGGTTCGTCTCGGCTATCCGGCCACAGGTTCTCCTGTTCGCCGGTATCGGCTATCCTGTCGTAGAGCTCGTGTGACTCGCCATCGGTGTGATGGATGTAGGTCCACTCCTCGGACCGGGCCGAAACGAGCAGGTCTCCCTCGTCGATCCGTTTCGGGATCGGCTGTTGGGTCACTGAATCACCGCGGACGGCGACGGATACCGGGGGCTCCCCGTGGGTCGATTCGCCGTCACGCACAGCAGAGAGGATGCTCTCTCCGTCGAACCCTTCGGTGGGAAGCCCGGCGGCGTCGAGGAGCGTCGGGGGAAGGGTATCCAGGGACGTCGGTGCCGATATGTCGCTCGCGTCCATCGCCGGATGGTCGATGATCAACGGAACGTGGGTCAGTTCGTCGTAGAGCTTGGGATAATGGGCGAGGTGACCGTGGTCCATGAACTCCTCGCCGTGATCGCCGGCGACGACGACGCACGTCTCATCACGAAGTCCCTCCGCTTCGAGTTTGTCCAGCAGTCGACCGACGCTCGCATCGACCTGGTGAACGGTGGCATCGTAGAGTGACCGAAGGTCGGCTAGTGTACTGTCGTTTACCTCCAGGCCGAGTCCCGTCCGGAGGTGCGCCCGGAGCATACGGAGGGTGCTGGTCTTGTTGTTTGTCACTTGTCGAAGGTGGCGGGGGGCAGGAACGTACGGTGTATGGGTGTCCATGTAGTGCACCCAGAGGAAAAAGGGCCCGTCGGTCGATTCGAGGAACGACACCGCCCGCGATTCCACGTCGATCAGCCGCGATGCGTCGAGGAACTGCGGTCGGTCGTCCCCCTTTAGTCGGCCTATCGCCCGGCGAAATGGCGACGAGAGTAGTTGCACCCATCCCTGAACTGTCGGATGAGCAGCGAGGTACCGCCCGTAGAGCGAGCCATCGGATTCGGTGAACGTTTCGAAGGAATCGAATCCACGATCGTATCCCCAGTGAGAGGTCAAGAAACCGTTCGCGGCGTTGAACCCGGCCGTCTCCGCACCGTGTTCGTCGAACGTCTCGGCGAGCGTCGAATCCGAGGCGACACCGATGTCCGGTCCCTCGGCGAAGACCGGTTTCGACCCGAGGATACTCGGAAACGAGAACGGCGTCCAGTTACCGGACGCGAATGCGTTCTCGACGTTCGTCCCGGACTCGGCGAGTGCGTCGATATTCGGCGAGTGCGAGTTCTCACCACCAACAGCATCCGCTCGCAGCGAATCGACGGTGATGAGGAGGACCCCGTCGACCGGGGCGGTGGATTCTTCAGTCACGTTACCTGAGGTAGGGGTAGCGCCGGTTTAAACCTTCTTAGAATCCGACACACGTTATAGCATGCCAACAGTTCGCGGTGGCGATCCACCACCGAAACCGGGTGATGTGACCGTGACACGTTGGTATTATCACGCGTGCGTCCGACCGTTGTCCTAATGGACGACGTCTACGATTCGGAGGATGCTCGGGCATTCCTCCAGCAGTACATCGACCAACACGGCTACCTCTCATTTCTCGATCTGCAAGTAGAATCGATGACTCCCGGCGAGATGGTCATGCGCGTCCCGTACGACGATAAACTGGCCAACAGGGGGCAGGGGAACGGGAACGTCCACGGCGGGATCGCCGCAACGATCATCGACACGGCAGGGGGGTTGAGCGTTCAAGCGTCCCTGGACGACCCCATCGACTCCGGCGTCGCCACCATCGATCTCAACGTCTCGTACCTCCGACCTGCCAGAGGCGACCTCGTCGCTACCGCCGAGGTCGTTCGGATCGG is a genomic window of Halanaeroarchaeum sp. HSR-CO containing:
- a CDS encoding PaaI family thioesterase, which produces MDDVYDSEDARAFLQQYIDQHGYLSFLDLQVESMTPGEMVMRVPYDDKLANRGQGNGNVHGGIAATIIDTAGGLSVQASLDDPIDSGVATIDLNVSYLRPARGDLVATAEVVRIGSTVGVATVDVESKVPDGNQETVAVGRGSFRIFRPDDS
- a CDS encoding sulfatase, giving the protein MTEESTAPVDGVLLITVDSLRADAVGGENSHSPNIDALAESGTNVENAFASGNWTPFSFPSILGSKPVFAEGPDIGVASDSTLAETFDEHGAETAGFNAANGFLTSHWGYDRGFDSFETFTESDGSLYGRYLAAHPTVQGWVQLLSSPFRRAIGRLKGDDRPQFLDASRLIDVESRAVSFLESTDGPFFLWVHYMDTHTPYVPAPRHLRQVTNNKTSTLRMLRAHLRTGLGLEVNDSTLADLRSLYDATVHQVDASVGRLLDKLEAEGLRDETCVVVAGDHGEEFMDHGHLAHYPKLYDELTHVPLIIDHPAMDASDISAPTSLDTLPPTLLDAAGLPTEGFDGESILSAVRDGESTHGEPPVSVAVRGDSVTQQPIPKRIDEGDLLVSARSEEWTYIHHTDGESHELYDRIADTGEQENLWPDSRDEPGVAVLREAALDHVNRLEDGATSGNQPAAGETPDGVQKRLKALGYQ